A single window of Leptolyngbya ohadii IS1 DNA harbors:
- a CDS encoding polyamine ABC transporter substrate-binding protein translates to MPPTHSQPPHPDGRSFAGSSRRRFLQTLTAAASSVVLTNCARNLSNPSATNSPTAASPSPSANDKTLYVYTWANYTDDELLKSFEAKTGIRTVVDTFDSNESMLAKVEAGGANAYSVIYPSDYMVVEMLDKGLLTQLDRSRLAGLSNLNSKWSNPSYDSNNAHSVPATWGTTGLIYNPERLNGKTITDWNFLWQNKGSLGRQVTLINDVREVMGATLRSLGFSYNSKDPKQIEQAYRRLVELKPAIASFLTNGWEDQLASGDLSVSMAYSSDAITLIEEKPDLKYVIPRSGTSIWTDTMVIPKSAPNPEAAYAWMNFMLDPANAAGLVERLNFATPNKAAFEKLPTNYKNNTNLYPPEAILAKCESIVPVPTETADLYDNFWTRLTSA, encoded by the coding sequence ATGCCGCCTACCCATTCCCAACCTCCCCACCCTGACGGACGCTCATTTGCAGGTTCTTCCCGGAGACGATTTCTCCAAACCCTGACCGCTGCTGCCTCTAGCGTGGTGCTAACTAACTGTGCCCGCAATCTTTCCAATCCTTCTGCGACAAACAGCCCAACGGCAGCCAGTCCCAGCCCCAGCGCCAACGACAAAACACTCTACGTCTATACCTGGGCAAACTATACCGATGATGAGCTGCTGAAAAGCTTTGAGGCAAAGACGGGAATTCGTACGGTTGTCGATACTTTTGACTCCAACGAATCCATGCTGGCAAAGGTCGAAGCGGGCGGCGCTAATGCCTACAGCGTCATCTACCCCTCCGACTATATGGTGGTAGAAATGCTGGATAAAGGGCTGTTGACGCAGCTCGATCGATCGCGTCTCGCCGGATTGAGTAATCTAAATTCCAAGTGGAGTAACCCCTCCTACGATTCCAACAATGCCCACAGCGTTCCGGCAACCTGGGGAACCACCGGACTGATTTATAACCCGGAGCGGCTGAACGGTAAAACCATTACCGACTGGAATTTCCTCTGGCAGAACAAAGGGTCGCTGGGACGGCAGGTGACGCTGATTAACGATGTCCGAGAAGTAATGGGCGCAACGCTGCGATCGCTCGGCTTTTCCTACAACTCCAAAGATCCAAAGCAAATTGAACAGGCGTACCGCAGACTGGTGGAACTGAAGCCTGCCATTGCCTCTTTCCTGACGAACGGCTGGGAAGATCAGCTCGCCAGCGGCGATTTGTCGGTTTCAATGGCGTATTCCTCGGATGCGATCACGCTGATTGAAGAGAAGCCTGACCTTAAGTACGTGATTCCGCGATCGGGCACATCGATCTGGACAGATACGATGGTGATTCCCAAGTCGGCTCCCAATCCAGAAGCGGCTTATGCCTGGATGAACTTTATGCTCGACCCTGCCAATGCTGCTGGGCTTGTAGAACGGCTCAACTTTGCGACGCCTAATAAAGCCGCTTTTGAGAAGCTGCCTACCAACTACAAAAACAACACCAATCTGTATCCACCGGAAGCAATCCTGGCGAAGTGCGAGTCGATCGTTCCCGTCCCCACTGAGACGGCGGATTTGTACGATAACTTCTGGACACGGCTCACCAGCGCATAG
- a CDS encoding ABC transporter ATP-binding protein: MSQTVAQDRSAAQTETKLDVELRKVFKVYNGETAVRGIDLNIRQGEFFSILGPSGCGKTTTLRMIAGFEEPTGGEVYIRGELMTNVPPYKRPVNTVFQSYALFNHMTVADNIAFGLRIKNCGRAETQQRVAEALQLVKMESFARRYPAQLSGGQQQRVALARALVNRPTVVLLDEPLGALDLKLRKEMQVELSNLHQELGVTFVMVTHDQEEALSLSDRIAVMNAGRLEQVGSPNEIYEMPQTPFVADFIGDTNLFQARVETVYPEMLQAVTDKGLRVMVKPQDSWHQNPPSEIVVSVRPEKIHLGFPGDSTAIPLNSYEGRLRHMMYLGTHVHYLIELTTGDQITVLLPNRSDRPLELHSLVKLYWSAADCLALPA; encoded by the coding sequence ATGTCCCAGACCGTTGCTCAAGACCGGAGTGCTGCTCAAACAGAGACAAAGCTGGACGTTGAACTGCGAAAAGTGTTCAAGGTTTATAACGGGGAAACTGCTGTTCGCGGCATTGATTTAAATATTCGGCAGGGAGAATTTTTCAGTATTTTGGGTCCGTCGGGCTGCGGCAAAACGACCACGCTTCGCATGATTGCTGGGTTTGAGGAACCCACCGGAGGCGAGGTTTACATCCGGGGTGAGCTGATGACTAATGTGCCCCCCTACAAGCGACCCGTGAACACTGTCTTTCAGAGCTATGCCCTATTCAACCACATGACGGTCGCAGACAATATTGCCTTTGGCTTACGGATCAAAAATTGCGGTCGAGCAGAAACTCAGCAGCGGGTGGCAGAAGCCTTGCAGCTCGTGAAGATGGAATCCTTTGCGCGTCGCTATCCGGCTCAGCTTTCGGGAGGTCAGCAGCAGCGGGTTGCCCTTGCCCGTGCCCTGGTGAATCGCCCCACCGTGGTTTTATTAGATGAGCCGCTGGGCGCACTCGATTTGAAGCTGCGGAAGGAAATGCAGGTAGAACTCTCGAATCTGCATCAGGAACTCGGCGTAACGTTTGTGATGGTGACGCACGATCAGGAAGAGGCGTTGAGCCTGTCCGATCGCATTGCCGTAATGAATGCAGGCAGACTGGAGCAGGTCGGAAGTCCGAATGAGATCTACGAAATGCCGCAAACTCCCTTTGTCGCGGATTTTATTGGCGATACAAACCTGTTTCAGGCGCGAGTGGAAACCGTGTATCCCGAAATGCTGCAAGCCGTGACGGATAAAGGACTGCGCGTGATGGTGAAGCCCCAGGACTCCTGGCACCAGAATCCGCCCAGCGAAATTGTGGTCAGCGTTCGCCCAGAGAAGATCCATCTGGGTTTTCCGGGGGATTCCACCGCGATCCCGCTGAACAGCTACGAGGGCAGACTGCGCCACATGATGTATCTGGGCACCCACGTTCATTATCTGATCGAGCTAACCACGGGCGATCAAATTACCGTCTTGCTGCCCAACCGCAGCGATCGCCCTCTAGAGTTGCATAGCTTGGTCAAGCTGTACTGGTCTGCCGCTGATTGTCTCGCTCTGCCTGCTTAG
- the mrdA gene encoding penicillin-binding protein 2, whose product MNRSPLAASTPKSRQSARTVGRQYQSVIVMLLVSLILIGGIGTRLAYLQLFQGERNRQLADNNRIRLIPRQPERGKILDRRGRILAGSRLSYAVFLWPISNSKQEWAKIVPRLAKLLKIPEKTIESRLDQAGYDSPELLRIARGLSPAQVTALAEFSQELKGVQVEAEAVRNYPYGDLAAHVLGYTGEMSDEDLKAKQSQGYRLGDVIGQMGVEAAFERQLRGEWGGQQVEVDGAGRVLGVLGEKPARAGNDVQLTLDLDVQRAAERALGNRKGAIVAIDPRDGAVLAMVSRPAFDPNLFSTRITDAQWQQLQSLDYPFVNRSLQGYPPASTFKIVTTVAAIKSGKYPIGTVLPTYPFVEVGGIQFWDWNRAGFGPLDFPGAMAWSSDTFFYQTAIGMGEDPLIQWTRRFGFGEKTGIEIGGEEAPGLVPDHAWKQKALDEPWYVGDTVNMSIGQGYMQSSPLQVAVMFAVAANGGYRVKPHLMMDNQIDRWRQSLNISPEIMRVLDQGLRQVITGGTGTALNVSNLPPISGKSGTAEDPPRKSHAWFGAYGPTSKPEIVVVAFAENSGGGGGAVAAPMVRQVLEAYFNGTQPTEAAQPAAVPTD is encoded by the coding sequence ATGAATCGATCGCCTTTGGCTGCGTCCACCCCCAAATCTCGACAGAGCGCCCGCACTGTGGGACGACAGTACCAGTCGGTAATTGTGATGCTGCTGGTCAGTCTGATCCTGATCGGGGGGATTGGCACTCGTCTGGCATATCTTCAGCTCTTTCAGGGCGAACGCAACCGCCAGCTTGCCGACAACAACCGGATTCGCCTGATCCCTCGTCAGCCCGAACGGGGCAAAATCCTCGATCGCCGGGGCAGAATTCTGGCAGGAAGCCGTTTGTCCTATGCGGTGTTCCTCTGGCCCATCTCCAACTCTAAGCAGGAATGGGCAAAAATTGTGCCGCGTCTGGCAAAGCTGCTGAAAATTCCCGAAAAGACGATCGAGAGTCGGCTAGACCAGGCAGGCTACGATTCTCCAGAGCTACTGCGGATTGCACGAGGTCTGAGTCCGGCGCAGGTGACGGCACTGGCAGAGTTCAGCCAGGAACTCAAGGGCGTTCAGGTAGAAGCGGAAGCGGTTCGCAACTACCCCTATGGCGACCTGGCAGCGCACGTTCTGGGCTACACCGGGGAGATGAGCGACGAAGACCTGAAGGCGAAGCAGTCCCAGGGCTATCGCTTAGGGGATGTGATTGGACAGATGGGCGTCGAGGCGGCGTTTGAGCGGCAGTTGCGCGGTGAGTGGGGCGGGCAGCAGGTCGAAGTTGATGGGGCAGGGCGGGTACTGGGTGTTTTGGGCGAAAAGCCTGCCAGAGCTGGAAATGATGTGCAGCTTACGCTGGATCTGGATGTTCAGCGAGCCGCCGAACGGGCACTGGGCAACCGCAAAGGCGCAATTGTGGCGATCGACCCACGGGATGGGGCAGTTTTGGCAATGGTGAGCCGTCCTGCCTTTGACCCCAACCTGTTTTCAACTCGCATTACCGACGCGCAGTGGCAGCAGCTTCAAAGCCTCGACTATCCATTTGTGAACCGTTCGCTGCAAGGGTATCCACCCGCCAGTACGTTCAAGATCGTGACGACCGTTGCCGCAATTAAGTCAGGTAAGTATCCGATCGGTACCGTGCTGCCGACCTATCCCTTTGTCGAAGTAGGCGGCATTCAGTTCTGGGACTGGAACCGGGCAGGCTTTGGTCCGCTCGATTTCCCCGGCGCAATGGCATGGAGTAGCGATACTTTCTTCTACCAGACGGCGATCGGCATGGGTGAAGATCCGCTAATTCAATGGACACGCCGCTTTGGGTTTGGCGAAAAAACCGGGATTGAGATCGGAGGCGAAGAAGCTCCCGGACTGGTGCCCGACCATGCCTGGAAGCAGAAAGCCCTGGATGAACCCTGGTATGTGGGTGATACGGTGAATATGTCGATCGGGCAGGGCTATATGCAGTCATCGCCGCTTCAGGTGGCAGTCATGTTTGCCGTGGCAGCAAATGGCGGCTATCGAGTGAAGCCCCATCTGATGATGGACAATCAGATCGATCGCTGGCGGCAGTCCCTCAACATCAGCCCAGAAATTATGCGGGTGCTGGATCAGGGCCTACGACAGGTCATTACTGGCGGAACCGGAACCGCGCTCAACGTGTCTAACCTGCCCCCCATCTCTGGCAAGAGCGGCACTGCGGAAGATCCGCCTCGTAAATCCCACGCATGGTTTGGAGCATACGGACCCACCAGCAAACCGGAAATCGTTGTTGTTGCCTTTGCCGAGAATTCGGGCGGAGGCGGAGGCGCAGTAGCAGCTCCTATGGTGCGTCAGGTGCTGGAAGCTTACTTTAACGGCACGCAGCCCACCGAGGCCGCCCAACCTGCTGCCGTCCCCACGGACTGA
- a CDS encoding phosphotransacetylase family protein, whose protein sequence is MPKSAKSLLIGSSEAYSGKSALILGMAHQLQQKGLKIAYGKPIGTCLSENVPNQPIEEDVQFMAQTLNLPDERVLPMLLPLNEATICRRITGSDTTNYQQRLQSYTTPTGVDLVLIEGAGTLEEGKLFDLAVPQMAQALDLPVVLVSRFRSALVVDSLLAAKARLGDQLMGVLINDIPPDQMAIVESQIQPFLLRHGIEVLGLLPSNDLLRSVSVGELVHQLGAEVLCRPDRLDLMVESLKIGAMNVNSALEYFRKGRNMAIVTGGDRADIQLAALETSTQCLILTGHMPPSPTILSRAEDLEIPILSVDLDTLTTVEIVDRAFGQVRLHEPIKVQAIQQMMAKHFKIDQLLTMLGLDPVATV, encoded by the coding sequence GTGCCAAAGTCTGCGAAATCTTTGTTAATTGGGTCTTCTGAAGCTTATAGTGGCAAGTCAGCCCTGATTCTGGGTATGGCGCATCAGCTTCAGCAAAAAGGACTCAAAATTGCCTACGGTAAGCCGATCGGGACTTGCCTGAGTGAGAATGTCCCCAATCAGCCGATCGAAGAAGATGTGCAGTTTATGGCACAAACCCTGAATCTGCCGGACGAACGGGTGCTGCCGATGCTGCTGCCGCTCAACGAGGCAACGATCTGCCGCCGGATTACGGGCAGCGATACAACGAACTATCAGCAGCGCTTGCAGAGCTATACGACCCCAACGGGCGTCGATCTGGTGCTGATTGAGGGGGCAGGAACCCTGGAAGAAGGAAAATTATTTGACCTGGCAGTGCCGCAAATGGCGCAGGCGTTAGATTTGCCTGTGGTGCTAGTTAGCCGCTTCCGCTCGGCGCTGGTGGTTGATAGTCTGCTGGCCGCAAAAGCACGGCTGGGTGATCAGCTGATGGGCGTCCTGATTAACGATATCCCGCCGGATCAGATGGCGATCGTGGAGTCTCAAATTCAGCCCTTCCTGCTGCGCCACGGCATTGAGGTGTTGGGGCTATTGCCCAGTAACGATCTGCTGCGAAGTGTCAGTGTGGGTGAACTGGTACATCAGCTCGGAGCAGAGGTGCTATGCCGTCCCGATCGTCTGGATCTGATGGTAGAAAGCCTCAAGATCGGCGCAATGAACGTGAACTCTGCTCTGGAATATTTCCGCAAAGGACGCAATATGGCGATCGTGACCGGAGGCGATCGTGCCGATATTCAGCTTGCAGCGCTGGAAACCTCTACCCAATGCCTGATCCTGACGGGACATATGCCGCCCTCCCCCACAATTCTCAGCCGCGCCGAGGATCTGGAAATCCCAATTCTGTCTGTTGATCTGGATACGCTGACCACCGTTGAAATTGTCGATCGCGCCTTTGGGCAAGTCAGACTGCATGAGCCGATTAAGGTGCAGGCGATTCAGCAAATGATGGCAAAGCACTTTAAGATCGATCAACTGCTGACGATGCTGGGGCTAGATCCAGTGGCAACCGTATAG
- the ebsA gene encoding type IV pilus biogenesis protein EbsA, which yields MSLEKLQPANPRDVTVYAPYYQGRKRSALPLAISLYQVGNLEGARRIEGGESIPFVASWSVSSIPADLTRCRLQFDNNAELSYEVMLANFEFVDFLIELLFIYKSSRNADFSQSFYRKLLRLDD from the coding sequence ATGTCTCTTGAAAAGCTCCAGCCTGCAAACCCCCGTGATGTCACCGTCTATGCACCCTATTATCAGGGGCGCAAGCGGAGTGCCCTACCTCTGGCAATTAGCCTCTATCAGGTGGGCAATCTGGAAGGCGCACGCCGAATCGAAGGAGGGGAGAGTATTCCTTTTGTAGCAAGCTGGAGTGTCTCGTCGATTCCGGCAGACTTGACCCGCTGTCGGCTCCAATTCGACAACAATGCGGAGCTGAGTTACGAGGTCATGCTGGCAAATTTTGAGTTTGTCGATTTCCTGATCGAGCTGCTGTTTATCTACAAAAGCTCGCGCAATGCTGACTTCTCCCAGTCCTTCTACCGCAAGCTGCTGCGGCTCGACGACTAA
- a CDS encoding NAD(P)/FAD-dependent oxidoreductase: MKNRESLAEPLEIRVVGGGAGGFFAAIVCAEAYPQAQVSLFEAGSQLLSKVRISGGGRCNVTHSCFDPATLIQFYPRGGKALRGAFTRFQPKDTIAWFAKRGVTLKTEADGRMFPITDSSETIVDCLTQAARRAGVQIYTSAPVSQVRREGDRFILTLKSGKEIWGDRLLLASGSSPQGLQLARSLGHQIESAVPSLFTFNIPDSQLHELAGLSVEPARVQLILPEQKPLEQTGAVLITHWGLSGPAVLKLSAWGARVLHQHRYQATVRIHWLPTETAESVRQTLLAAKTEFPKRSIAAHNPFSQSPHNLPRRLWQYLILKAGIDETGRWADFSKQAMNRLIQQLTQTELPMRGKGVFKEEFVTCGGVSLKEVNFQTMESRCCPGLYFAGEILDIDGITGGFNFQSAWTTGWLAGQAMGKVVHPSYT, from the coding sequence ATGAAGAATCGAGAGAGCCTGGCTGAGCCTCTGGAAATCCGGGTCGTAGGAGGAGGGGCAGGCGGATTTTTTGCGGCGATCGTCTGTGCAGAAGCCTATCCTCAGGCGCAGGTGTCGCTGTTTGAGGCAGGCTCACAGCTTTTGAGCAAAGTGCGGATTTCGGGCGGTGGGCGCTGCAATGTCACCCATTCCTGCTTTGACCCAGCAACTCTGATCCAGTTCTATCCCAGAGGTGGTAAAGCCTTAAGGGGTGCGTTTACCCGCTTCCAGCCCAAGGATACGATCGCCTGGTTCGCCAAGCGAGGGGTAACGCTCAAAACCGAGGCAGACGGGCGGATGTTTCCCATTACGGATAGTTCCGAAACGATCGTGGATTGCCTGACCCAGGCAGCACGAAGGGCGGGCGTTCAGATCTACACTTCGGCACCCGTCAGTCAGGTTCGCAGGGAGGGCGATCGGTTTATCCTCACCCTTAAATCCGGCAAGGAAATTTGGGGCGATCGGCTTTTGCTGGCAAGCGGCAGCAGTCCGCAGGGATTGCAGTTGGCTCGAAGTCTGGGGCATCAGATCGAATCCGCCGTGCCGTCGCTGTTTACGTTTAACATTCCAGATTCCCAGCTTCACGAATTGGCGGGTCTGTCGGTGGAGCCTGCCCGCGTTCAGCTGATTCTGCCAGAGCAAAAACCGCTGGAGCAAACGGGTGCAGTGCTAATTACCCACTGGGGGTTAAGTGGACCTGCCGTTCTCAAGCTATCTGCCTGGGGGGCAAGGGTGCTACACCAGCATCGCTATCAGGCAACAGTGCGGATTCACTGGCTACCCACCGAAACCGCAGAATCTGTACGACAAACCCTGCTCGCGGCTAAAACTGAGTTTCCTAAACGATCGATCGCCGCCCATAATCCCTTCAGCCAGTCGCCCCACAACCTGCCCCGCCGCCTCTGGCAATATTTGATTCTTAAGGCGGGCATTGACGAAACCGGACGCTGGGCAGACTTCTCCAAGCAGGCGATGAATCGGCTAATCCAGCAGCTCACCCAGACCGAACTGCCCATGCGGGGGAAAGGCGTATTCAAAGAGGAATTTGTCACTTGTGGCGGCGTTTCCCTGAAGGAAGTCAATTTTCAGACGATGGAAAGCCGCTGCTGTCCGGGGCTGTATTTCGCGGGAGAAATTCTGGATATCGATGGCATCACGGGCGGGTTTAACTTCCAGAGCGCCTGGACAACGGGCTGGCTTGCGGGGCAGGCGATGGGCAAAGTCGTTCACCCTTCGTACACCTGA
- a CDS encoding diguanylate cyclase domain-containing protein, producing the protein MRFIRNFQVVPRSYALLIGLLLTLGAKVIDSYIPPELSSTILYLPAVLFTAWYGGYAAGLFIAALSAVGWLFADSGCLASGFCPTHADPIVFYWNSIVRFVKFGSIAYLIAALRRSYEREWRHARTDELTHAVNRRHFIELLQIELDRLQRYHRTMTLVYLDVDHFKQINDQFGHSTGDRLLATIASTVRRQIRSSDVFARLGGDEFALLLPETTSPQAEAVLDRLFQALTQEMQQSGWQISFSVGAVTFNTFPGSVDRAIELADRAMYHVKSTGKNRLMTQVYEG; encoded by the coding sequence GTGCGATTTATCCGCAACTTCCAAGTTGTGCCCCGATCCTATGCCCTGTTAATTGGGCTACTGCTAACCCTTGGGGCAAAGGTCATCGATTCCTATATTCCCCCAGAGCTATCATCGACTATCCTCTATTTGCCCGCAGTGCTGTTCACCGCCTGGTATGGAGGCTACGCTGCCGGACTGTTTATTGCGGCGCTGAGCGCAGTAGGTTGGCTATTCGCGGATTCAGGCTGCCTGGCGTCTGGTTTTTGTCCAACCCATGCTGACCCGATCGTCTTCTACTGGAATAGCATCGTCCGGTTTGTGAAGTTTGGCTCGATCGCGTATTTGATTGCAGCCCTGCGGCGTTCCTACGAACGGGAATGGCGACACGCCCGCACCGACGAGTTAACCCATGCGGTGAATCGACGGCATTTCATAGAGCTGCTTCAGATCGAACTCGATCGCCTCCAGCGGTATCACCGCACGATGACGCTGGTGTATCTGGATGTGGATCACTTCAAGCAGATCAACGACCAGTTTGGGCACAGTACGGGAGATAGGCTCCTGGCAACGATCGCCAGCACGGTGCGACGGCAGATTCGTTCCAGTGATGTTTTTGCCCGTCTTGGCGGGGATGAATTTGCCCTGCTCCTGCCCGAAACGACTTCACCCCAGGCAGAGGCAGTCCTGGATCGGCTGTTTCAAGCCCTGACGCAGGAAATGCAGCAGTCCGGCTGGCAGATTAGCTTCAGCGTCGGAGCCGTAACCTTCAATACCTTTCCTGGCTCGGTCGATCGGGCGATTGAACTAGCAGACCGCGCCATGTATCACGTTAAAAGTACCGGCAAGAATCGGCTGATGACTCAGGTGTACGAAGGGTGA
- a CDS encoding GUN4 domain-containing protein → MPDVQPFLQPSAQLSSPDPSVTADMTDLIDRLKAASPKNQLQLVQEAANAGETELDALMKYLLEQQPKLTDFGALANSGGGAAANTAGTVEGKIYQILMQSESPKVREFLQTHFAQGLLSLPSERGIDYSQLQTLLAEQQFEAADRLTLEKLCELAGPLAVQRKWLYFTEVEKFPITDLKTIDTLWRVYSEGKFGYSVQREIWLGVSKNWEKLWFQIGWKNGNSWTRYPQEFTWNLSAPRGHLPLSNQLRGVRVIAALLAHPAWTN, encoded by the coding sequence ATGCCCGACGTACAGCCGTTTCTCCAGCCCTCAGCCCAGCTTAGTTCCCCTGATCCCTCGGTTACAGCCGATATGACTGATTTAATCGATCGCCTCAAAGCCGCATCTCCAAAAAACCAGTTGCAGCTCGTTCAGGAGGCTGCCAATGCGGGAGAAACCGAACTGGATGCGCTGATGAAATACCTGCTGGAGCAGCAGCCCAAACTGACCGACTTCGGCGCACTCGCGAATTCAGGTGGAGGTGCAGCGGCTAATACAGCCGGAACGGTAGAAGGTAAAATCTACCAGATTCTGATGCAGTCGGAGTCCCCCAAGGTCAGGGAATTCCTCCAGACCCACTTTGCCCAGGGTTTGCTGTCCCTCCCCTCCGAGCGCGGAATAGACTATAGCCAGCTCCAGACCCTTTTGGCGGAGCAGCAGTTTGAAGCCGCCGATCGCCTCACCCTGGAAAAACTTTGCGAACTGGCGGGACCGCTGGCAGTTCAGCGCAAATGGCTTTACTTCACGGAGGTCGAAAAGTTTCCCATAACCGATCTCAAGACGATCGATACCCTCTGGCGCGTCTATTCCGAAGGCAAGTTTGGGTATTCTGTACAGCGTGAGATCTGGTTGGGCGTCAGTAAAAATTGGGAAAAGCTGTGGTTTCAGATTGGCTGGAAAAACGGCAATAGCTGGACTCGCTATCCGCAGGAGTTTACCTGGAATCTGTCTGCTCCCAGGGGACATTTGCCGCTGTCCAACCAGCTGCGAGGTGTTCGGGTTATCGCTGCGCTGCTTGCCCATCCTGCCTGGACTAATTAG
- a CDS encoding response regulator transcription factor — protein sequence MKRILIVDDDITLRTALIRYLQNRGYVVEDAGSGAEAMSRFEENPPDLVVSDVVMPEMDGLEFCRRLRASQAGQLVPFIFLSSKKDVDDRIQGHQMGADDYVVKPFDPKELIAKIESQLERSRRIHAEIKRLLQQAQPPSAEVPPAPTLNPLPLTPAEEKVFWEVIQGYTNKQIGDRLFVSPRTVQTHLSNILSKLQLESRSQLIRYAFERGYRPPAELGDLLSD from the coding sequence ATGAAACGCATTCTGATTGTTGATGACGATATAACCCTCAGAACTGCTCTGATTCGCTACCTGCAAAATCGCGGGTATGTGGTTGAGGATGCCGGATCGGGAGCAGAGGCGATGAGCCGCTTTGAGGAAAATCCGCCCGATTTAGTGGTATCTGATGTGGTGATGCCGGAAATGGATGGGCTGGAGTTCTGTCGTCGGTTGCGGGCGAGTCAGGCAGGGCAACTTGTGCCGTTTATCTTCCTTTCCAGCAAGAAAGACGTGGACGATCGCATCCAGGGACACCAGATGGGAGCCGATGATTACGTGGTGAAACCCTTCGATCCCAAAGAACTGATTGCCAAAATTGAGTCCCAGCTTGAGCGATCGCGCCGCATCCATGCCGAAATTAAGCGGCTCCTGCAACAGGCTCAGCCTCCCTCCGCTGAGGTTCCTCCTGCCCCGACCCTCAATCCGCTGCCGCTAACCCCCGCCGAAGAAAAAGTTTTCTGGGAGGTCATCCAGGGCTACACCAACAAGCAAATTGGCGATCGGCTATTTGTCAGCCCTCGCACGGTGCAAACCCATCTCAGCAACATCCTCAGTAAACTTCAGCTAGAAAGCCGCTCCCAGCTGATTCGATATGCCTTTGAGCGGGGTTATCGCCCCCCGGCGGAGTTAGGTGATCTGCTGTCCGACTGA